The Xanthomonas indica genome has a segment encoding these proteins:
- a CDS encoding AAA family ATPase produces MDTNALTSVIAQIPQGTAAAKLVNGITLFTKPEDVQAIARLKPEEQERLTFLEKALQDLQANDPQKLMAQLTLRASRVRALADHLRGLETALADEEVIAVFDTRKEGRRKSEEAKRLREATFPQGLLTGTGEEQWKAMWEAARLFSEQQAYQGQGFPVTDGGARCVLCQQDLGHTATHRLKHFEEFVVSTTEKELRLMRDEFARRRNAFANLKTSTDATEETLKELRLEHDTKAEAISAAISHSERRRVAIIAALAENKDLGEDFQALVASSTQAKSIGDEIDARLKSLREAGAADAKKKMSDEAQELRARLVLGKHEKAILDEIENKKKIAAYAQCLDETKPNAITQKSSAVTKAVVSESLKKRFKDELEALEFNHVEVELKEQGGAEGVFYHKLVLTRNPTVNVPKVVSEGEQRCISIAAFFAELSTADDRSGMVFDDPVSSLDFQWRSAVARRLVEESKRRQVIVFTHDVVFLLALKQFAEQMDVQPLDQHIRRQVNGAGVCREELPWLAMRVRDKIGFLKNAWQAVNKKHRNGEQDAYEREAKELYGLLREAWERAVEEVLLGGIVERFRPSVETQRLAPLSDITDDDCKTVKEGMTKSSAWLTGHDHAAAARSPVPAPGELKKDIETLETWVTGINVRRRNK; encoded by the coding sequence TTGGACACCAATGCCCTGACGAGCGTCATCGCGCAGATTCCGCAGGGAACGGCGGCGGCGAAGCTGGTGAACGGCATCACCCTGTTTACCAAGCCGGAGGACGTGCAGGCCATTGCACGCCTCAAGCCTGAGGAACAGGAGCGGCTTACCTTTCTGGAAAAGGCCCTCCAAGACCTGCAAGCCAACGACCCGCAGAAGCTTATGGCTCAACTGACCCTGCGTGCAAGCCGCGTCCGCGCGCTTGCCGACCATCTGCGAGGGTTGGAAACGGCTCTGGCGGACGAGGAAGTGATCGCCGTGTTCGACACGCGGAAGGAAGGACGCCGCAAAAGCGAAGAAGCGAAGCGGTTGCGCGAAGCGACCTTTCCGCAAGGTTTGCTTACCGGAACCGGCGAAGAACAGTGGAAGGCCATGTGGGAGGCGGCGCGGCTGTTCTCGGAACAACAGGCGTATCAGGGCCAAGGCTTTCCCGTCACGGACGGTGGCGCGAGATGCGTCCTTTGCCAGCAAGACCTCGGCCATACCGCTACCCACCGGCTCAAGCACTTCGAGGAGTTCGTGGTCTCGACGACGGAGAAGGAGCTTCGGCTGATGCGCGACGAATTCGCGCGCAGGCGCAACGCCTTTGCCAATCTCAAGACGTCCACGGATGCGACAGAAGAAACCCTAAAGGAACTGCGCCTGGAGCATGATACCAAGGCCGAAGCCATCAGCGCCGCCATATCCCACAGCGAAAGGCGCCGCGTCGCTATCATTGCGGCGCTCGCCGAGAACAAGGACCTCGGCGAAGACTTTCAAGCACTCGTAGCATCTTCGACCCAAGCCAAATCTATCGGCGATGAAATCGATGCCCGCCTCAAGTCGCTGCGCGAGGCCGGAGCCGCCGACGCCAAGAAAAAGATGAGCGACGAGGCGCAGGAATTGCGTGCGCGGCTCGTGCTCGGCAAGCATGAGAAGGCGATTCTTGATGAAATTGAGAACAAGAAAAAAATCGCCGCCTACGCACAGTGCCTCGATGAGACCAAGCCGAACGCCATCACGCAGAAAAGCTCCGCCGTTACGAAGGCGGTCGTATCAGAAAGCCTCAAGAAGAGATTCAAGGACGAGTTGGAGGCATTGGAATTTAACCACGTCGAAGTCGAGCTAAAAGAGCAAGGCGGCGCGGAAGGCGTCTTCTATCACAAGCTCGTCCTCACCAGAAACCCGACCGTCAACGTTCCCAAGGTAGTGAGCGAGGGGGAGCAGCGATGCATTTCCATAGCGGCTTTCTTCGCCGAACTTAGCACAGCCGACGACCGCTCCGGCATGGTGTTCGACGACCCCGTGTCGTCGCTCGACTTCCAGTGGCGGAGCGCCGTCGCGCGGCGGCTGGTGGAAGAATCAAAACGAAGACAGGTCATCGTCTTTACGCACGATGTCGTCTTTCTGCTGGCACTCAAGCAATTTGCCGAGCAGATGGACGTTCAACCTCTTGACCAACACATCCGCAGACAGGTCAACGGCGCAGGCGTGTGCCGCGAGGAACTGCCTTGGCTCGCGATGCGCGTGAGGGACAAGATTGGGTTCCTCAAGAACGCGTGGCAAGCCGTAAATAAGAAGCACCGCAACGGGGAGCAGGACGCCTACGAGCGGGAGGCCAAGGAACTCTACGGTCTCCTGCGCGAGGCGTGGGAGCGCGCGGTAGAGGAGGTTCTGTTGGGCGGCATCGTCGAACGATTCAGACCCAGCGTCGAAACCCAACGGCTCGCTCCTCTCTCCGACATCACCGACGACGACTGCAAGACCGTCAAGGAAGGGATGACCAAGTCCTCGGCATGGCTCACGGGACACGACCACGCGGCTGCGGCGCGGTCACCCGTGCCTGCACCGGGCGAGTTGAAAAAGGACATCGAGACATTGGAGACGTGGGTGACGGGCATCAACGTCCGCCGGCGCAACAAGTAG
- a CDS encoding RebB family R body protein has product MAFPTAVNDQITDAVTQSNVKVIGEAPAFAMASIYQSMAHSTGILFGNAVSAQQQRNTLAQAVANQGVMQIYSLDSTAAAGATEKVAQTGVSDNLTSLLTVLNAFKQP; this is encoded by the coding sequence ATGGCATTTCCCACCGCGGTCAACGACCAGATCACCGATGCGGTCACCCAGTCGAATGTGAAGGTCATCGGCGAGGCACCGGCCTTCGCGATGGCGTCGATTTACCAGAGCATGGCGCACTCGACGGGTATCCTGTTCGGGAACGCGGTCTCCGCGCAGCAGCAACGGAACACCTTGGCGCAGGCCGTGGCCAACCAGGGCGTCATGCAGATCTACAGTCTCGACTCGACCGCCGCCGCCGGCGCCACCGAGAAGGTCGCGCAGACCGGCGTGTCCGACAACCTCACCAGCCTGCTGACCGTGCTCAACGCGTTCAAGCAGCCGTAA
- a CDS encoding N(4)-(beta-N-acetylglucosaminyl)-L-asparaginase — protein sequence MPQRRYFLKTAAFSALAAGLGGVLPGAHAAVAKAQAKAGVGPLPRGAARVISTWDFGVAANQAAWQVLSRGGAALDAVEAGVRVPEADPDNHTVGLGGYPDRDGRVTLDACIMDHTGGCGSVAALEDIVHAISVARRVMEKTPHVMLVGDGALQFALAQGFERTKLLTPESEQAWKEWLKTSHYAPEANIENRAYRRGTLPGGKDNHDTIGMLALDAHGNLSGACTTSGMAWKMHGRVGDSPIIGAGLYVDNEVGGATSTGVGEEVIRNVGSFAVVEMMRQGKSPAEACREVVMRIVLRKPQLTRDLQVGFLAMNKLGEVGAFAIQPGFSYAVCDAQRQDLLLPGQSHFAAPAA from the coding sequence ATGCCGCAACGCCGCTACTTCCTGAAAACCGCCGCCTTCAGCGCCCTGGCCGCCGGGTTAGGCGGTGTGCTTCCTGGCGCACACGCCGCCGTGGCCAAGGCGCAAGCCAAGGCCGGCGTCGGCCCCTTGCCGCGCGGCGCAGCACGGGTGATCTCCACCTGGGACTTCGGCGTTGCCGCCAACCAGGCGGCATGGCAGGTGCTGTCGCGCGGTGGCGCGGCGCTGGATGCGGTGGAGGCCGGGGTGCGGGTGCCGGAGGCGGATCCGGACAATCACACGGTGGGGCTGGGCGGATATCCGGACCGGGATGGGCGGGTCACGTTGGATGCCTGCATCATGGATCACACCGGTGGCTGCGGGTCGGTCGCGGCGCTGGAGGACATCGTGCATGCGATCTCGGTGGCGCGGCGGGTGATGGAGAAGACGCCGCATGTGATGCTGGTCGGCGATGGTGCGCTGCAGTTCGCGCTGGCGCAGGGCTTCGAGCGCACCAAGCTGCTCACGCCTGAGTCGGAACAGGCATGGAAGGAGTGGTTGAAGACGTCGCACTACGCGCCGGAAGCCAATATCGAGAACCGCGCCTATCGCCGCGGCACGCTGCCCGGCGGCAAGGACAACCACGACACCATCGGCATGCTGGCGCTGGATGCGCACGGCAATCTGTCCGGCGCCTGCACCACCAGCGGCATGGCCTGGAAGATGCACGGGCGGGTCGGCGACAGCCCGATCATCGGCGCGGGGTTGTACGTGGATAACGAGGTGGGCGGGGCGACCTCCACCGGTGTCGGCGAGGAGGTGATCCGCAACGTCGGCAGTTTCGCGGTGGTGGAGATGATGCGGCAGGGCAAGAGTCCGGCCGAGGCCTGCCGCGAGGTGGTGATGCGCATCGTGCTGCGCAAGCCGCAGCTCACCCGCGACCTGCAGGTCGGATTCCTGGCGATGAACAAGCTCGGCGAGGTCGGTGCGTTCGCGATCCAGCCCGGTTTCAGTTATGCGGTCTGCGATGCGCAGCGGCAGGATCTGTTGCTGCCCGGACAGAGCCATTTCGCGGCGCCGGCGGCATGA
- a CDS encoding SymE family type I addiction module toxin: MSHKHRHCPQWTIVESSLIPMLTPEQVAAANAADLARASRPPRRPRPPQQCTVGCGHSANGKRTPALRLGGRWMEELGFTIGSTLRVQVRDGELVVSVARETGSD, translated from the coding sequence ATGTCGCACAAGCATCGCCACTGCCCGCAGTGGACGATCGTCGAGTCGTCGCTCATCCCCATGCTGACACCCGAACAGGTCGCCGCCGCCAACGCCGCCGATCTTGCCCGCGCCTCGCGACCGCCCCGCCGCCCACGCCCGCCACAGCAGTGCACCGTCGGCTGCGGCCACTCCGCCAACGGCAAGCGCACGCCCGCGCTGCGCCTGGGTGGCCGCTGGATGGAAGAACTGGGCTTCACCATCGGCAGTACGCTGCGCGTGCAGGTGCGCGACGGCGAACTGGTGGTGAGCGTGGCCAGAGAAACGGGGTCAGATTGA
- a CDS encoding DNA methyltransferase produces the protein MADAIQWMSEREECSIHAIVTDPPYGLVEFDEKHVDKMRGGSGGVWRIPPSFDGAKRAPLPRFTTLTAKDRERLTTFFKAFAYQAGRILVPGGHIVMASNPLVSTTTFASIETAGFEKRGELIRVVKTLRGGDRPKGSEEEYPNVSVMPRSCWEPWGIFRKPIDQNTVAANLRKWGTGGFRRVSDDEPFRDLIEVAPARDPERALAPHPSIKPQRLMRYIVRGVLPVGEGIIYDPFSGSGSTLAAASHLGLKAIGTERDPIYYTMASQAIPRLAKIA, from the coding sequence TTGGCCGATGCGATCCAATGGATGTCCGAGCGCGAGGAGTGCTCCATCCATGCCATTGTCACCGACCCTCCTTACGGCTTGGTCGAGTTCGACGAGAAACATGTGGACAAGATGCGAGGGGGCTCGGGTGGGGTGTGGCGCATTCCGCCCTCGTTTGACGGAGCCAAGAGGGCACCGCTCCCACGCTTTACCACTCTCACAGCGAAGGACCGCGAGAGGCTCACTACCTTCTTCAAAGCGTTTGCCTATCAGGCCGGGCGCATTCTTGTGCCTGGCGGCCACATTGTCATGGCATCCAATCCACTTGTATCGACAACTACATTTGCATCCATTGAGACGGCAGGCTTTGAAAAGCGTGGAGAACTGATTCGCGTCGTTAAGACTCTACGCGGAGGAGACAGGCCGAAGGGTTCTGAAGAAGAATATCCTAACGTATCCGTCATGCCTCGATCATGCTGGGAACCTTGGGGGATTTTCCGCAAGCCCATTGACCAAAACACCGTCGCGGCTAATCTGCGCAAATGGGGTACTGGCGGTTTCCGCAGGGTTTCCGACGATGAGCCTTTCCGAGATCTCATAGAGGTGGCACCTGCTCGAGACCCTGAGCGAGCCTTAGCGCCCCACCCATCCATCAAGCCGCAACGCCTGATGCGCTACATCGTTCGTGGCGTGCTGCCTGTGGGCGAAGGCATCATTTATGACCCATTTTCGGGCAGCGGCTCGACCCTTGCTGCTGCTAGCCATCTTGGGCTGAAAGCAATCGGGACGGAGCGCGACCCCATTTATTACACAATGGCATCGCAAGCCATTCCTAGGCTGGCAAAAATCGCGTGA
- a CDS encoding NAD(P)-dependent alcohol dehydrogenase: MKAITLRQPAGLENLRLVDLPDPGQPSAGELRVRVHASSLNFHDLGVVTGRMPSADGRIPMSDGAGVVEAVGEGVDEFAVGDAVVSTFFPTWLDGGPTIADFATVPGDGVDGYAREYVVRPAHWFTHAPRGYSHAEAATLTTAGLTAWRALVVDAHLKAGDTVLVLGTGGVSIFALQFAKHMGATVIATSSSDEKLARAQALGADFTINYRRDTDWAAKVLDYTNGRGVDVVIEVGGPDTLGQSIQACRIGGHIALIGVLTGIAGQVPTVALMQRHQTLQGLIVGSRSHQRDMVRALDATGIKPVVDQTFSLEDIADAFAHQAAGKHFGKLCLSI, translated from the coding sequence ATGAAAGCCATTACCTTGCGCCAGCCCGCTGGCCTCGAGAACCTCCGCCTCGTCGATCTGCCCGATCCCGGCCAGCCGAGCGCCGGCGAACTCCGCGTGCGCGTGCATGCCAGCTCGCTCAACTTCCACGACCTGGGCGTGGTGACCGGCCGCATGCCCAGCGCCGACGGCCGCATCCCGATGTCCGACGGTGCCGGCGTGGTGGAGGCGGTGGGCGAAGGCGTGGACGAGTTTGCCGTGGGCGACGCGGTCGTCTCGACGTTCTTCCCGACCTGGCTGGATGGCGGGCCGACCATCGCCGATTTCGCCACCGTGCCCGGCGATGGCGTCGACGGCTATGCACGCGAATACGTCGTTCGTCCCGCGCACTGGTTCACGCACGCACCGCGCGGCTACAGCCACGCCGAAGCGGCGACGCTGACCACCGCGGGGCTCACCGCCTGGCGCGCACTGGTGGTGGACGCGCACCTGAAGGCCGGCGACACCGTGCTGGTGCTCGGCACCGGCGGCGTGTCGATCTTCGCCCTGCAGTTCGCCAAGCACATGGGCGCCACGGTGATCGCCACCTCGTCCTCCGACGAGAAGCTGGCGCGTGCGCAGGCGCTGGGCGCCGATTTCACCATCAATTACCGGCGCGACACCGACTGGGCGGCCAAGGTGCTCGACTACACCAACGGCCGCGGCGTCGACGTGGTGATCGAAGTGGGCGGCCCCGACACCCTGGGGCAATCCATCCAGGCCTGCCGCATCGGCGGCCACATCGCCCTGATCGGCGTGCTGACCGGCATTGCCGGCCAGGTGCCGACGGTGGCGCTGATGCAACGCCACCAGACCCTGCAGGGCCTGATCGTCGGCAGCCGCAGCCACCAGCGCGACATGGTCCGCGCCCTCGACGCGACCGGCATCAAGCCGGTGGTCGATCAGACCTTTTCACTGGAAGACATCGCCGATGCGTTCGCGCATCAGGCGGCGGGGAAGCATTTTGGGAAGCTGTGCTTGTCGATCTGA
- a CDS encoding sialidase family protein, protein MMSPSLFPLLSLFAVRAIAGPAAVAPPQVPPSPIVYSEFVNAQAPTAQCHASTLVETRDGLLAAWFGGRHEGADDVGIWVARRDANGWQPAQRVADGAQAQGAPLPTWNPVLFQPAQGPLRLFYKVGPDPKRWWGMQTTSSDGGHHWSTPERLPAGILGPIKNKPVQLPSGRILSPSSSEDAGWVAHMEWSDDNGAHWTRGPAMNDPARIGAIQPSVLLHKDGRLQAVGRSQQNHVFSTWSRDQGRTWEPMTLLDLANPNSGTDAVVLADGRSLLVYNPTEAGKDWWDGRGILAVALSDDGLHWTRVLTLEDSPKDEFSYPAAIQTRDGKVHISYTWKRTRIKHVVLDPKRLSGTPAAGESR, encoded by the coding sequence ATGATGTCGCCTTCGCTGTTTCCCCTGCTGTCGCTGTTCGCCGTGCGCGCCATCGCCGGTCCGGCCGCCGTCGCCCCGCCGCAGGTGCCGCCCTCGCCCATCGTCTACAGCGAATTCGTCAACGCGCAGGCGCCGACCGCGCAATGCCACGCCTCCACCCTGGTGGAAACCCGCGATGGCCTGCTCGCGGCGTGGTTCGGCGGCCGCCACGAGGGCGCCGACGATGTCGGCATCTGGGTGGCGCGCCGCGACGCCAACGGCTGGCAACCGGCACAGCGCGTGGCCGATGGCGCACAGGCGCAGGGCGCGCCGCTGCCGACCTGGAACCCGGTGCTGTTCCAGCCCGCGCAAGGGCCGCTGCGGCTGTTCTACAAGGTGGGCCCCGACCCGAAACGCTGGTGGGGCATGCAGACCACTTCCAGCGACGGCGGCCACCACTGGTCCACGCCCGAGCGCCTGCCCGCCGGCATCCTCGGCCCGATCAAGAACAAGCCGGTGCAGTTGCCCAGCGGGCGCATCCTCAGCCCCAGCAGCAGCGAGGACGCCGGCTGGGTCGCGCACATGGAATGGTCCGACGACAACGGCGCGCACTGGACCCGCGGCCCGGCGATGAACGACCCGGCCAGGATCGGCGCGATCCAGCCCAGCGTGCTGCTGCACAAGGACGGCCGCCTGCAGGCGGTGGGCCGCAGCCAGCAGAACCACGTGTTCAGCACCTGGTCGCGCGACCAGGGCCGCACCTGGGAACCGATGACCCTGCTCGACCTGGCCAATCCCAATTCCGGCACCGACGCGGTGGTCCTGGCCGACGGCCGTTCCCTGCTGGTCTACAACCCCACCGAGGCCGGCAAGGACTGGTGGGACGGCCGCGGCATCCTCGCCGTCGCCCTGTCCGACGACGGCCTGCACTGGACCCGCGTGCTGACCCTGGAAGACAGCCCCAAGGACGAGTTCTCCTACCCCGCGGCGATCCAGACCCGCGACGGCAAGGTGCACATCAGCTACACCTGGAAGCGCACGCGCATCAAGCATGTGGTGCTGGATCCGAAGCGGTTGAGCGGCACGCCCGCAGCGGGCGAGTCGCGCTGA
- a CDS encoding ATP-binding protein, with product MNLTLKFRRTMANVLQEIQTWSADRPTWQRDALRRLVVNGELGAEDIEALTAICKGGHGLTEKVAAQPLAKEHVPKRGGAEQAVSLDSIFHHKGVNALAENQTLKFASGLTIVYGDNGAGKTGYTRILKQACRARRQETILSNVVITGVAPPKPTVAIKYKVGTDAAAREWTGGDADEFVSRVSIFDTHCAAVYLNERTDVAFLPFGLDLFDKLVRAHAKPFAQDWKPNNARWTPMP from the coding sequence GTGAACCTGACCCTGAAATTCAGAAGAACAATGGCAAACGTCCTTCAAGAGATTCAAACATGGTCGGCAGACCGTCCGACATGGCAACGTGATGCGCTCCGCCGTCTCGTCGTGAACGGCGAGCTGGGCGCAGAGGATATCGAGGCCCTGACGGCGATTTGCAAGGGCGGACACGGGTTGACGGAGAAGGTTGCGGCGCAACCGCTTGCCAAGGAACACGTGCCCAAGCGCGGGGGAGCGGAGCAGGCGGTTTCGCTGGACTCCATCTTCCACCACAAGGGTGTCAATGCCCTGGCCGAGAACCAGACCCTCAAGTTCGCCTCCGGCCTCACCATCGTCTACGGCGATAATGGTGCGGGAAAGACCGGATATACTCGCATCCTCAAACAAGCCTGCCGCGCGCGCCGGCAGGAGACGATTCTCAGCAACGTCGTGATAACTGGCGTGGCTCCGCCCAAGCCGACTGTCGCCATCAAATACAAGGTCGGAACCGATGCCGCCGCCCGCGAGTGGACGGGCGGCGACGCGGATGAGTTCGTCTCCCGCGTCAGCATCTTCGACACGCACTGCGCCGCCGTTTATTTGAATGAGCGAACGGACGTAGCGTTTCTACCCTTCGGCCTCGACCTTTTTGACAAGCTCGTCCGCGCGCATGCAAAGCCGTTCGCGCAAGACTGGAAACCGAACAACGCGCGTTGGACACCAATGCCCTGA
- a CDS encoding copper homeostasis protein CutC codes for MGLEVAADAIGSALAAQEGGAMRVELCGGLDGGGLTPSFGTLAAVRDRLRIPLYVLIRPRVGDFVFDAAEVEAMRRDVEQCVRLGCDGVVLGALTAAGEVDMATMRELIAAAGSLGVTFHRAFDVSADPRRALEDVIALGCERVLTSGARETAEEGADMIAALVQQAGARLSVMPGSGVTEANLAQLRARTGAREFHGSARGPLASRALAPHPHVRSLGGDRMQTDVARVRRMVALLAE; via the coding sequence ATGGGCCTGGAAGTGGCGGCCGATGCGATCGGCTCGGCGCTGGCCGCGCAGGAGGGCGGTGCAATGCGGGTGGAGTTGTGCGGCGGCCTGGATGGCGGTGGGCTGACGCCGTCGTTCGGCACGCTGGCGGCGGTGCGCGATCGGTTGCGCATTCCGCTGTATGTGCTGATCCGTCCGCGTGTCGGTGATTTCGTGTTCGACGCTGCGGAAGTGGAGGCGATGCGCCGCGACGTGGAGCAATGCGTGCGCCTGGGCTGCGACGGGGTGGTACTCGGTGCGCTGACCGCGGCTGGCGAGGTGGACATGGCGACGATGCGCGAGCTGATCGCTGCGGCCGGTTCGCTCGGCGTCACCTTCCATCGCGCCTTCGATGTCAGTGCCGATCCGCGGCGTGCGTTGGAGGACGTGATCGCGCTGGGCTGCGAGCGGGTGCTGACCTCCGGTGCGCGCGAGACTGCCGAAGAGGGCGCCGACATGATCGCCGCGTTGGTGCAGCAGGCCGGCGCGCGTTTGAGCGTGATGCCGGGATCCGGCGTCACCGAGGCCAACCTGGCGCAGTTGCGTGCGCGCACCGGGGCGCGGGAGTTCCATGGCTCGGCGCGTGGACCGCTGGCGTCGCGGGCGTTGGCGCCGCATCCACATGTGCGCAGCCTCGGCGGCGATCGCATGCAGACCGATGTGGCGCGCGTGCGGCGGATGGTGGCGTTGTTGGCGGAGTAG
- a CDS encoding helix-turn-helix domain-containing protein, translating to MRLKRLDGKSGCAVEVTLSVIGGVWKPVILFHLLSGKKRFMELTRLIPNATQRMLTLQLRELEEDGVIVRHVYPQVPPKVEYALTPLGASLAPVLISLREWGESYRSSEMSRAPADAPECVRGVATAT from the coding sequence ATGCGTCTGAAACGTCTGGATGGCAAGAGCGGCTGCGCGGTCGAAGTCACGCTTTCGGTGATCGGCGGGGTGTGGAAGCCGGTGATCCTGTTCCACCTGCTCTCCGGCAAGAAGCGCTTCATGGAACTGACGCGCCTGATTCCCAATGCCACGCAGCGCATGCTGACCCTGCAGTTGCGCGAGCTCGAGGAGGACGGCGTCATCGTGCGGCACGTCTATCCGCAGGTGCCGCCCAAGGTCGAATATGCGCTGACACCGCTCGGCGCATCCCTCGCGCCGGTGCTGATCAGCCTGCGCGAATGGGGCGAGTCGTACCGCAGCAGCGAGATGTCGCGCGCGCCGGCCGACGCGCCGGAATGCGTGCGCGGCGTAGCGACGGCTACTTGA
- a CDS encoding alpha-L-fucosidase — protein sequence MPNRPLSPLRWLAALGLTALAAPPLLAENFAEVKPSPQQVAWQDLEFGVIVHFGTNTFLDREWGDGTASPKVFAPDQVDPAQWARASKAAGAKYLILVAKHHDGFALWPTEDSAYSVKNSPWLGGKGDLVKMTSEAVRKEGMGFGIYLSPWDRHEPKYADPKAYDKFYAAQLVDLASHYGPLTEWWLDGAGSAGHVYNFDKYMEELRTYQPNAMVFADTALFEYGDVRWVGNEAGVIEGENWNTIDRHGYLRWRPVEVDTPLHKLQWFWHPNSDQTLKSVDELVQIWEDSVGRGGQLVLGIAPDKRGLLPEADVKRLEEMGQALQARYGADRNLVRGRLKNDDGIAAAVDGDRDTFWSAPDGTHHATLELQFKQPVTFDTAMSMEWLNDGQLVQKYAVEVFRDGAWVKVAQAQAIGHMKIDHFPAVTASRVRLNILSSVDAAHIREFQLFNVGASATR from the coding sequence ATGCCGAACCGCCCGCTCTCTCCGCTCCGCTGGCTGGCCGCGCTCGGCCTGACCGCCCTGGCCGCGCCGCCGCTGCTCGCCGAGAACTTCGCCGAGGTCAAACCGTCGCCGCAGCAGGTGGCCTGGCAGGACCTGGAATTCGGGGTGATCGTGCATTTCGGCACCAACACCTTCCTGGATCGCGAGTGGGGCGACGGCACCGCCAGTCCCAAGGTGTTCGCGCCCGACCAGGTGGACCCGGCGCAGTGGGCGCGCGCCTCCAAGGCGGCCGGCGCCAAGTACCTGATCCTGGTCGCCAAGCACCATGACGGCTTCGCGCTGTGGCCCACCGAGGACAGCGCCTATTCGGTGAAGAACAGCCCGTGGCTCGGCGGCAAGGGCGACCTGGTGAAGATGACCAGCGAGGCCGTGCGCAAGGAAGGCATGGGCTTCGGCATCTACCTGTCGCCGTGGGATCGCCACGAGCCCAAGTACGCTGATCCCAAGGCCTACGACAAGTTCTACGCCGCGCAACTGGTGGACCTGGCCTCGCACTACGGCCCGCTCACCGAGTGGTGGCTGGACGGCGCCGGCAGCGCCGGCCACGTGTACAACTTCGACAAGTACATGGAGGAGCTGCGCACCTACCAGCCCAACGCCATGGTCTTCGCCGACACCGCGCTGTTCGAGTACGGCGACGTGCGCTGGGTCGGCAACGAGGCGGGCGTGATCGAGGGCGAGAACTGGAACACCATCGACCGCCACGGCTACCTGCGCTGGCGCCCGGTCGAGGTGGACACGCCGCTGCACAAGCTGCAGTGGTTCTGGCACCCGAACAGCGACCAGACGCTGAAGAGCGTCGACGAGCTGGTGCAGATCTGGGAAGACAGCGTCGGCCGCGGCGGTCAGCTGGTGCTGGGCATCGCCCCGGACAAGCGCGGCCTGCTGCCCGAGGCCGACGTGAAGCGGCTGGAGGAAATGGGCCAGGCGCTGCAGGCGCGCTACGGCGCCGACCGCAACCTGGTGCGTGGCCGGCTCAAGAACGACGACGGCATTGCCGCGGCGGTGGACGGCGACCGCGATACGTTCTGGAGCGCGCCGGACGGCACGCACCACGCCACGCTGGAACTGCAGTTCAAGCAGCCGGTGACCTTCGACACGGCAATGTCGATGGAATGGCTCAACGACGGCCAACTGGTGCAGAAGTACGCGGTGGAAGTGTTCCGCGACGGCGCCTGGGTCAAGGTGGCGCAGGCGCAGGCGATCGGTCACATGAAGATCGACCACTTCCCCGCGGTCACCGCCTCGCGCGTGCGCCTGAACATCCTGTCCAGCGTCGATGCCGCACATATCCGCGAGTTCCAGTTGTTCAACGTGGGAGCCTCCGCGACGCGTTGA